The genomic segment CACAACGAACAAAGATTCCATTGCCACCTTGTTTCTCAAGAAGTGCTAAGGTTTCTTCCCCTTCTTGTTTTCGTCTTCCGCAAAATCCAACCACATAACCAGCGTTTGCAAATTCCAAAACTATCGACCTTCCGAGTCCGGAGGTACCGCCAGTCACTAGTGCTACTTTTTTTCCACTCATTGGATTTCCCTTTCTTCAATCAATCGTCCATACCGATTGATGGCTTCCTTTACATTTGCCCTGTCTAGTTCAGAAATCGATTCAAAACGAAATCCGGCAAAGAAGGTGTCCTCATTATTATCGTCTTCTTTGACCCATAATAAAATGCAAGTTCCATGAACGAAACCGACAATATCAAAATGCATAAAAAATTCGAGGTTTTGGCTATCGGCCAATTCCCCGGGATGGATCCCTGAGCAGCGCACCATAAACCCAGAACTAGAGATATTTTCAATTGTAGAGACAATATTTCGTCCATTTTCCCTGACAGAAATATTGTTTTTAAACTGATCTAAGATGCGAAATCTTGGATCAATTTCATATACTTCTTCCTGTGTGCTTTTTAAGCGTTTGTATACTTTTAAAGGCAAGATACTCGCAGCCATTTCGATTCTCGTAATCTCTTGATTCTCCTGGTACGCCGTAATTTCGAGTTTTGAGTAATTCCAATATCCAGATTTGCTATTTTTGGTCTCAATTGCCTTGGCCCGCAACTTGATCGGCATATTCATTTTGGCATATTGGAAAAATTCTGAGTTTAAATATAACAATAAAAAGGTGACACCTTCGAAAGGAACCTTTCCATACATATGGTTGCAAGCAATTCCGAATTGTCTTGCAGCTTCCACAATCTGCATTCCTGAAATATGTTTAAGATTGGGTGGGGAAAAAAACTTATGATCTGCTGGGACAAAAAGATTCGCAAAAAAAGTATCTTTTTTCGGAATTTCTTCAATTGGCTCGAAGATTGCAGATATCATTGACTTCTCTACGTTGCCAACATAGTAGTCTCTACGTTTGATTATTTGTAAGATTCTAATTTCATCTGATTCTGTCACTTTATCGTTCAGAATGTATTGTTGTAATTCTGTATCAAAATGATAGAAAGTACTAATGAAATCTCTTTGTGTTTGATCGACTCCAGCTTCTTCTAAAATTCTTTCTGCTGATTCTTTACGAATACGATACGGAATTGTTTTGAGTTGGTAATAATTCCCACTAGTATCTTGTCTTTTTGCATAGTATTGTAGCAAAAAGTCAATTTCTTCCTTATTCAGCTTAGGAAAGATATGTTCTTCCATGACAATCGTTGTTATCATTCGAGGAAGTGCCCTTCGTATGTTTGAAACGAAACTATCGTCTTGGTAATATGTTCTTGTGTATCGTTTGTCGAGAGGTAAAACTGCAGGGAGTTCTTCTTTTTCAAAAACCTTCATATGTATCAACCGGAAATCTACTCTAGGATTAGTCCGTAGATTCCGACAGGATACAATTCAGCGCAACTAAATTAACAACGTATTGACAAATTTATGTCAGTTTCACCTAACCACCGTTACGGAACAAGGTGCATAATGAACAACTCGATCAGACACACTACCCATAATGAATCTTCCTAGAATTCCGTGCCCCCGACTTCCAATCACGATCAAATCTGCTTTTTCTTTTTCAGCAAGTTTGCATATTTCTTCAGCAGGATATCCTTCCAATACGATACGTTCCCATTTCACAGTGGTTTCATCTAAAATAGGATGTATTTTTTCAAAACGTTGCTCGGAGATCCATTTCACTCGATCCTTACCTACAGGTGCGGCATCATAATAGCCAGGAAGCGGACCAAAATCCTCAACCACTTCCACAACGTAACATTTTGCATTGCTTGCTTTTGCGATTGCTAAAGCAAATTCCAGTGCTTTTGCAGAACTAGGTGAACCATCGATAGGGATGATCAGCTTTTGAATCAATTTTTCCATACCAAAAGTCTACCACCTTCTACGAATTCGGAAAGTGAAATTCCATTGATAAATGTCAAAATTTACTAAACAGTAACCATTTCCAAATTGGATCAGTGAATGACAAAAAGTTCCATAAAACGAGTGGGACTACTTTTTCCCACCCTCATCTTCTTTCGTTAAATAATAAGCGACAAGTATCGGAAGTGTTGTGACAAGAATCACAAAAACGGCAACTACATTGGTGACAGGCCTTTGTCTTGGTCGAATGAATTCCGTTAACATCCAAATCGGAACAGTGGATTGTTGTCCGGCAGTAAATGTTGTAACAATTACTTCATCGAAGGACAAAGCAAAGGACAACATTCCACCAGCTAACAATGCGGTGGCGATATTTGGCAAAATCACAAA from the Leptospira terpstrae serovar Hualin str. LT 11-33 = ATCC 700639 genome contains:
- a CDS encoding AfsA-related hotdog domain-containing protein → MKVFEKEELPAVLPLDKRYTRTYYQDDSFVSNIRRALPRMITTIVMEEHIFPKLNKEEIDFLLQYYAKRQDTSGNYYQLKTIPYRIRKESAERILEEAGVDQTQRDFISTFYHFDTELQQYILNDKVTESDEIRILQIIKRRDYYVGNVEKSMISAIFEPIEEIPKKDTFFANLFVPADHKFFSPPNLKHISGMQIVEAARQFGIACNHMYGKVPFEGVTFLLLYLNSEFFQYAKMNMPIKLRAKAIETKNSKSGYWNYSKLEITAYQENQEITRIEMAASILPLKVYKRLKSTQEEVYEIDPRFRILDQFKNNISVRENGRNIVSTIENISSSGFMVRCSGIHPGELADSQNLEFFMHFDIVGFVHGTCILLWVKEDDNNEDTFFAGFRFESISELDRANVKEAINRYGRLIEEREIQ
- a CDS encoding universal stress protein, giving the protein MEKLIQKLIIPIDGSPSSAKALEFALAIAKASNAKCYVVEVVEDFGPLPGYYDAAPVGKDRVKWISEQRFEKIHPILDETTVKWERIVLEGYPAEEICKLAEKEKADLIVIGSRGHGILGRFIMGSVSDRVVHYAPCSVTVVR